The following DNA comes from Miscanthus floridulus cultivar M001 chromosome 5, ASM1932011v1, whole genome shotgun sequence.
TGGTCAAGTACTTCCAGGCAAATTTACTGAACAAGATGATCACTATAGGTTCTTAAACTTTTTCCCACATCTCATCTAGGTCCATAACCCTCAAAGTGATTATCTGCTGAAGAACCAGATGATCACTTTGAGAATTCACAGACCCAAAGAAAATGTATGAAAAGTTTAAAGACCCAACAAAGGGAAAACGAACTTGAAGTCTTGAATCCACTAGTCCTATTAAAAGATGGGAAGTACCTAGTTCCAGTAACCATCCCATTCGATTTACACCAACTGCAACGGGACTATTAACAACAAATCAGTATCGTGCACTACTCAGGCAGGCCTAATACGATAAACCTTGGGTAAACCCTCGGTTCAACTTGCCAAGAACCCCGATTGCAAAACACAATGGTGAAGTTGCATCACATTGATGAAAATTGCGGGGTTGTGAATTACGATGTTCGTAGTGCAATTCTCTAGCACAGAGGAAATTTTCATGTGCTAGAGAATCCTCAGGAAAGTGGCATGTATGTAGTTGCGCTCGGCAGAGGCGTGGGTGCGTACCTTGAAGAAGATGTTCGGATTCAGGGCGACGTAGGCTTTCTTCGGCAGGGTGCCGGGGCGCAGGAAGATCAGCACGTTGGCGGCGAGCAGCGCGGCCGTGGCGGGCGGCCGGGCGGAGCCCGCGCGGCCATACTCGAGCAGCACTTGCAGCCCCAGCAGGGGCAGCATGCCCTTCGACGGATCCAGGACGAAGCCGCGCGGGCGGCGCCGGTAACTGCTCATGCCGGACCCCATCTACAAAACCGCCGACCGACACGAAACCAAAAGAGCCTTCACGCTAACTTCTCTCTCCTCTATATCTACAGCTCTACTCTCTTATTATCGCTATGCGGCACGAGACTCCGTATTTCTGGATTAGTTTCGGAATTATTGGCTTCCGTCGTGTCTGGATGTAGTTGTATAGATATTCCTTAACTAACTTGTATGGGATTGGCTAGTGCCCGACGCCCGCGCCACTACCCTCCGTCCTGCGCCTACCCGCCCATATCTCACCTGCTGCGCCCACCCATAAGCACGTAGGGCCCATCTCTACCTACACTCGTTTCTCGTGCCTACACCGAGGCGAGATAGCAAAAAGAtaaggagggagatgcaacacctgatctaGTTTTGAAACACCCAATGCAACAATTGCAACAAATATGTATGAAAACAATGAAACATGCGTCGGAAACACTtacaaaacacctgaaaaacacttaAAATCAtcgcaaacatacgcaacatccagatataaACAGATGTGTGAAAatataacatccagataaacacacttgcaacatatgttaaAAAAAAccgatgaaacatttagaataggagcttgcaatatacgtgtacaaccattgcaacatatcatATGCaccatcccgatctacttttgcaacatccgtatgaaacacttgtaactcttgcaacatgcgctttaaATGCAATATCTCCTTGTTGCTCaggagaatggaggctcgttggTGTGTGGTGTTCACAGAAGTGCTGTGTGGAGAGCGAAGCCGACGGCTCGTCCAGCGTTGCGTGCTTCCGAGAAGGCGTGGTGGCCACACTCATGCGCGACCAACCACTCGTTATTGAGCGCGCAGCCCTACACCGCCCAGTAGAGCGGCCACGCCGCCAAGCGGAGTGCGCCGCCATCGGGGAGCGACGGGATCGCCACCAGCGCCACGTAGAGGAGCGCAGCATAACGGAGAGGTCGCGTAGGAGGTAGGATGAGGACCTAAGCACGAAGCGCCGGAAGCAGTGCGGCGGGATAGCTCGCATGATGTCGGCGCTAGGAGGTAGTAGGCGAACGGATAAGAGCGCTGAAGGGGAATAAGTGGATGAGTTTTTTTTAAATGAAGGAGCATGTGTTGTTAAGCTAGTGTGCGGCCCATCATCGGAGTGTCCGGCGGTCTGACGCCCGCTTCTGAGAATTACCGAACCTGTATTGGGTTTGGGTGGATTGAGGTAGAAACTTAATTAATTTATATCCAAACTTATATGAATTATATAGATGAATATGGGTATATCCGAGCAATATCTCAACTGGTTTCGAAATTTGACATCCCTCTTTCTGCGgatggggtgggggggggggggggggggggggggcgattgCGGGCAGTAGCACAGCACTTCACGTGTGCGCCCACAGTTCGCTCCTTCGTGCCCAGtcttattttttttccttttagaGAATTTATTAAAGTGTGCTATGATACCCAACTTTGCACTGCCAAATGTgtccaatattttttttttgagaaaaatatGGCCAATCTGAAATCTGATCGGCAGTtgctactaaaacatgtcattgTGCCTACCTTATTACAGTCTTTTGTTTTCTAAAACATGATTTCCTGTTTATTAATCAAATCGAAAGACCAAATGTTACACCTTATAGTTGTTGTACTTTGTCTGTTTTCTCATTTCACTTTCACGTTTCACAAACTTGATGGTTACTATAGTACAGTGAAAGCGATGCTATCTGATTATGGCTTTTAGTATGGTTTACTCAAAACATTGAGCCAAATTGCAGAGGTATGCATCTAAGATTGCTTCTCAGGTTTTCTACAGAGTCTGATTTGAGTGGCGTCAAATCTCTTGATTTGTTTCTACATGCCTTTCTTCTGCTGACCCCACTGCATCATATTTCAGTCTTCCCTAATCTTTGCTTTACTCACATTTGAATCTTTATATACTGACTATTAGATCAAGTGATATTTCAGTAAGGAAACTTGTATGTGAAATCTCTTGATAGGTCCACTACAGACTGCTAATTCCCTAGGACCATCCCCCCTACAGGAACCCAATTAGCAATTATCAAGAATCATTTAGAACCTAATTAGCTTCAATTCAAAAAAGACTACCTTGTATCTGCATAAAGGAACATGTATATAGAGGTTCAGTAGGACACATGCTATCAATATTCAGACTATGACTTATTGAACCCAGTCAACATTATAACTGGTAGGATAGAAGTCTTGTTGCCCTTTAATTTTGATATGAGAATTGACTTAAAAGTTATGCAATAGTCCAATACAGAAAATATAATTTATATCCCCTGCATTTATCTTTGCATAACTATAGATAGCCTATAACtacatatcaggtgcaaaccaaccaacctgtgcaaacttggaaactaccaatcaggaccactaaTACTGATCCAATAGATGGGTGAGGAGGCttaagtgcaaaaaaaaaaaaaaaggccggcgggtgggggccttaagcgcaaaaaaatcccaCATCTCACTCCATCCATTAGATAGGCATttagtggtcctgattggtagtttctaagtttgcacaggttagttggtttgcacctgatatgttgcccTTTTCTTCACCCTCTTCCATAAGTTACTGATTAATGTATACACTACTTTATAACTAATGTATGTATAGCCTTCCACTGCAATTTCATTTATGCTCTGAGTCTGTGTCTCTTATTTATGTGCCTTATTGTTCTCACTCCTAGATATTTCGACTGTTTGCATCTCCAAAAATTAAGCTTCTTCATATTTGAATACTGCAATTTCCACAGAAGTGTTCTTCTCTTACAGACAGCTAAAAAGGATATCCTTATGCAGCGGTTTTGAGACTCACTTCTGAAACTTTTCATGTGAAGCAGTTAGTTTGCTACTGCATGCCTCCAAGGTTTCCAAGCATCATGAAATGATTCTGGCAAGAGATCAGATTGCTTATGCTAGTTGGCATCTGCATATTCTTCCAATACTTCACTACATCTGAATCATCATGGAAGTTCGACCATTCTTTCTTCTAAGCAGCAAAACTTGCACTTGCCAACACTTGATCTCGTGCTGTATGCATATGTGATCTTTTAACCGCCTCTCAATCTAAATCTACAATACCTGTACACTTGCATCTGCTTCTCTTTCATCTGCATGGGTCTACTCAAATCTAGCATACATGAAGTGCCAGAGAAAGTGAATCACCACCCTAATTCTCCTTCATCGCAGCATCGTTGTTGGCGCATGGAAGGCACAACAGACAGCTTGGTTAGACCCTCAACGCTAGCCTAAACCTGGAAAAATATACTCAGCGAGCTCAGAAAGGCGCGGTAACGCCGCGCCAGGAGTTTTCTAGTATATataaaaaactcgacctgcggggggtTATGACGGCCCCCGGGTTTCCCTTTAagcagatcgagaaaacccccgaacccccgtCCCACATCCTGACGCAGGAGGTGCCGTAACCCTGTGAGAACCGAGCCGGAGCCTACCACTGCGCTTTGGCACATGGGgacgggcgaggggatttttttaacctcagcctgaaatccgctcccacggggagtcgaactcaggacctgaggagtgccgctggaCCACCTAACCGTTAGGACTAGGCACCCTTTGGCTTTCTAGTATATATAAAAGGTGACACATAATGCAGACACTTTTTTTTCGACGTGCCCTAGGATAATTTGTATTATTATGTGATAATTGCTTACTTCCAAGGCTTTGAAAACCTAAAATTATATCAGTAACAGTCTCCTTCAAATAATGAGGAAAAATTCAATTATGTAAACATTCCTCATCACGAGAAGAACCAAATGTGCCTACACTATCTAGGAGAGGAATGGAACTATCATACATACTCACATAGACCTTTGTTTAGCATGGCGCAATGTGTGTGCTGATAACAATGATTTACATCATCTGTCGAATCTTTGCAGCCTCCTTCGGCGTATCTCATCAACTGAGAGTTCTCCATTACCTCCAGCTTGATGATCCTGTCTCTGTGAAAAAGCATGGTCCTCTCGTGCAGTGCTGCACATCTCACATATATCTGTGGAAACTGAATTGTCATAGGTGCAGGTTGAGCATCTCCATAACCCTCGAGGAGTATCTCTTGCTGATTGCTGGCGCCCAACCCTGCCCCGACCTGTAAAGCGTCCCTGTGAATGGGCAGACCATAGAAGATTCTGAGCAAATCTTACTGGCCAGGTCACGACTTTTGCAATGCTTGACATCAGAAGAGTGACCGGATCTGGCCCATTTAATGCACGCTTCAGCCAAAGGTAAACCAATCCAGCAAGTATTCCACTAAGATGGCCAAGAAAGGATGTCCCAGGAATGAAAACCTGAATGAGGATCAACTCAGCCCAGGCAGCATATTTCGCTGGAATAACCATCCCATGCAGATAGACAACGTCTTCTGACCAGGCGTTCAGCACAACCTTCATGGCAAATAGAACACCAGAGAATCCGACAGCATATTGATTATAGTATGCAGTATCATCACCAAGCAAGAGCAAGCCTTTGGACAAGAGCAGTGTGATACCCTGTGACAGACCAAGCAATACAGCAACCATGGAAGCAAACTCAACACTACCCATGGATGTTTCAAGCTGAATGCCCTTCCATAGGAGCGATGTCATGTTGTAAAACAGGTGGCTTTCACTCAAGTGGTAGAATGGTGACAAGAAGAAGCGCACCAGGTCGCCATACTGCAAAAATGTTAAATCATAATTAGTTTGGGGACTTAGAACTGAATACGTTGCTAGATGCTTATATGTGTGATTGCTATATGGGGAATCATTGATACGATGGTGTCATAGCAAATTCGTGTGTCCTTACTCGAAGTTGACAACCAATTTCATTTCATTATTATTGGTCGCACTTATTCGTCCCCCTTGTCTACCACATACCCCCGTTTAAGGCCTTGTTTCTATGCAAGTGTTTTCAtcttaatccacatgtgttaggtgtattggagtggaattaaactaaattccattctaTTCCACTCAACACACGTGGATTGAAGGtgatacaaaacaaaaaaaaggggTGGGATTTCGATACGTGTACAGGAATTTCGTTTTCTAACTGCGCTATGGACAAGTAGGTAAGATTGGGTACCTCGATGATGAGCCGCGGGTTGAAGGAGACGCGCGTGACCGAGGGCAGGATCCCGTCGAGCGCGCCGGGACGGAGATAGATGAGCGCGTTGGCAGCGAGCAACGCCGCCGTCACGGGCGGCCGGGAGGCGCCCGCGCGGCCGTACTCGATCAGAACCTGAAGCGCCAGCAGTGGCAGCATCCCTCCCGACGCCCGGCCACCGAAGCCGCGCCGCCGGCCGCGGCTCATGCCGGACCCCATCTCCGAGACCGCCGACCGACGAACTAAAGCCGCAGCTGCCTTCACACGCAAACTCTCTACTACAAATTCCACTGGCTTCCTATCGCCTCGCGGGCACCCATCTCCTTTTATTTTGGATGGATCATCAGTTGGGGATCTCCGTGTTATTTCTTCGGCCGCAAGGGATGCGATGGATGGCGGCAAGGCGATGGAACCTTCCGGATGACTCTGGCAGTCGCGTCTAGCCGCGCCGCTCCGCTCCGCCCCCAATTCCATTGTCCTCGTttaccctttttctttctcttgtttctttttctaaaaaaattcataTCTTCATCTCGTATATCTATGCCCAGCTCGGATGTATGTttttggaggaatttggatggtttctataaatttatgagagaaaaatactgttttgaatAAAAAAGAAGCGGATTAAGCCAGGTTTAAGGGCATGCAAACGGGCCTattccccccctctctctctctctatatatatatatatatatatatatagaactattaccccgtagctggctacaaaataacttattcagTAGCtattttgagttacgataattactatgttaattttatGAGATtctagtaactccttactaagtgatttactatgacgttatggtaaatatctccatgtgttatagcaacccaactatcgtaaatatgtattgacattatcgtaaattagtatataaaattatcataaatggaggtggctacagaataacttatttttatatatactctccctatatatatatatatatatattttataataaagaggcaaaatgtcTCTCCATCTATTTTTTTTGTCCGACTCTCTCTAGCTACCGGACAATTGAGAGTTAATTCCGTCCCAACTTATATATATAACTCGTGTTTATATGAGTTATAATAGCTCTTGTCTAGCGCGATACGGAGGTAGTTTTCAATTCTTCTTTTATCCACCGGGGACTCAATTTGTTACAATGGAACTGTTTCCGACTCCACGACGGTTTTCAATTTCTCTTTTCTGGTTTTTCCCCAATGGTACAGTTTTCCGTGATTTCTGATTTGTTTTcgttttctgtttttcttttcaTCGGAAAACTGAtcgagaaaaaaacaaaaaacaatacgtgcaaaaaaatagaggaaaggaaaaaaaaacagatgGACACGGttatggatgaaaacggatcgaatACGGACGAatatcatcgatattacatttgttttcatatttttgtccggattcggattcgaatacggatattgtcaactatgtcggataggatacgattggatatcgacatcataaatatgcgatttgagtattcggatacggatacggtatcggatgttggatatccagactcggatatggacagatctcaacccctctaaacggattcggtttcgaatacgatcggaaaatatccataccgttttcatccctagacaCGGTACCACGACTCTGACGCAAAACCAATGTGAAAAAAGCTAGACGTGTTTTGTGTTCGGATCCATGAAAAATAAAATTGAAACTCGTTAAGAAAAATAAAAGAGCCTATAAACTCTTTGTTGTTTTTATATTAAGATAAGACATAAGATTAGGGTAATTTCTATTCTTATCCTTTTctatttggatttgaatttggattatgatccatatagatatagattaaagTTATGATACATTACGAGTAAATATTTTTTGTGTATtacaattgaaaaaaaaaatcaagactGTACTCCTTTTATTCTAAATTGTAAATCCTTCAGGcttttcaatatatatatatatatatatatatatatatatatatatatatatatatagacataatgtatatgtaGAAGCGTagtaaaaattatgtatctaaaaaaagtcCTAACAATATTCTATAGTTGATAAAATCATCTCTTTCAATGTATAGTTAGGTTAGTTTTGTGGATAGTTTCGCTACATTGGTTCCAAAGCAATAAACACATGGATAAAATCATCTCTTTTAATTTATAGTTTCATTCTATAGTTGAATAATCTCGTAAACATTTAATTCTACGACTCGTATTGAGTTGTTAACTGAGCAAAGAGAGTTTCATCTCCATAAAACTTATTTATTTTCTATGTTTTCGAAAAGATTGTCACATCATTAAAAAATACTTATGTGACAACCTattaaatgcaaatgaaactATGATGAAACTAGTTTTATTATAATATATTACTAATTCGACTCCATATgaaattttttgaattttttggACAAACTAAGGGGCCATTTGGGAGAGCTCTAGCTTCAGCTTCTCCAAAGAGAATCACTCCCATCCAGCCAAACGCTCAAAATGCAATCTGATTTAAGTGGGGATCAGGAGagaatcacttctccatttacATTAGGCGTTGGGAGTAAAAAAACCTGCTTCACCCTGCTCCTGTTATATTTTGGTGGAGATTAGCAGAAAATCAATTCTCATCAGCTTCCCACCCTGCTTCCTCCTAAGAATCCAATGCTATCACTCTAAAATCAAGGAGCAGAGCTAAAGAATTAGGGAGCGTAGCtctaccaaacggggcctaagtagTACATAGCTACAAACTGATAATGTTAGGTAAGTTAATTATAGCAATAAACCGATAGTGAAAACCTACCTATCACTAGCGGTTATAGCTATGAAGTGATAATGATATATTATCGTTGTCAGTTTTAAAGCAACCGACTGCGATAGTGCCTGTAGTGACGGTGTGTGTTTAGAGTAGTGTTTCGGCGTGAGATCAGCTAGAGCCTGGACGTCCGAACGGACGCCAGCATCTAAACATAGCTCCCTCGCCCGTGCCTCATCCTACCCAATCCACCACGCCTGTTACTGTTTGCCCCTTGGCTGCGCCCACGAGGTCCCATTGCCGTCATACCCGCGTCACTCGTAGCATCCCATCCTCGTTGCTCCTGCGTCCGCGACCCAGGTCCCCATCTTTGCCATCGACACATACGCCATGGAGCCACAACAACTGGCCTTCTATGTGTCTGCGGGCCTCACCGAGGCGTCTATCTCGCCTCTCACCCAGATGAAACACtagcaacatacgtctaaaataaataaaacattgagaacatacacttaaaatatacgtgtatagccattgcaactgttggcgcaaaaacatgtcaatgcgccgggcacacagcaagccggaaggatctgcttgatggagcaaggctggagatctgcttggcttcaacgcagggctaaacgatcctgtgaattcctcctgaggcgtgctagtcaatttgacctgcaattgataaggagagaaagtttatcagtaatttaaggtgaaacatgccggtctttgcccagacagttctaagtgtgtcgcttcaggagcagccagacagGAAAAAACGACTAAACGACCGATAcgcgaagaaatcggctgtttacggactgtaaagctcgtggatcgtgattgattttatgttgacaagtaccATACACATAGatttaagtaaaatcatcagctaggtgggtattaccagtgtaaagcattgagtcaataaatctaacgagaaaggatgtagcatgcgaataaatcgactgtttagtacaaatggatctacaaacgctctgaatccaatctgttactatcaacagtgaggttcgaccggatcgatggtagctatgatgataataacaaactaaaaccgaagaatccataaaactatctatacattgacaggctttccaaaagacatgctatatgtgtgaaagctcaagCGAATCGGTTAAAATAGCCGATTTTGGTGGAAAATGActataacatgtgaacaatcgactatttaacatgaacaaatctatgaactcatcagacttaacctgctatctctaacagtggtgtttgaccggatcgatggcagccgtgataaagacaataaATCAAACTTTCAAAGTAAAcatatctattcacatttaacagaatcatggagacacactataggcgttaaaagcataggcgatcagctatttagatgatataggcatagcaaacaattaAGGTCATGTCTGATCGAGAAtaaatctaccagctagcatcctccgatctaaagtgctatcaatggggatcgaccggatcgttgcagccataatagcgaactatagaccagatttaaccagCCAGCAAACCATcttaagatcagacatgccttaaccgcgtactatgcacaatcaagatcgaaatagaacaaccaataaaacataacctgtcactcaaagtaagaaacatagtattgtaacaaagcaaacgatggactaaaaggatgtaagaccgatctagatcgatctcgaccgcGTAGGTTGGTGTTGCTGAAAATTAATGACAATaacaacatcagcaagatcggtaacttaatgaatctacccgaaggacgccacccttaggtagagccgataacttgagcttaatctaatttgagcagtggaggtcgaacttaaccgatgcagtcgtacaaacagaagtataagccatgacggtacttacagacaagccagagattgaccggaccgatgcagccctgcttgttgaagaactcgtcgagatctacactactcctactcctaagggttggcgtaaagccaaaaaagtaatttgtattgattgattgtatgtccttttacaatagccggggtccaatatttatactcggaacctaagcatgaatcctacttaagcacgactcattacaatctttgacgtaagagaaaacattcctaatttaagataacttggaccctaatctttccctttttgaagagtccgacatattttttccgacgccaaccatagcttttgtcgttatctgctggtgtcatctgaagagagccgatttcagtgctgcatttgaattagctgatatcgacccttatgcaatcgattccttgatgatgcgatcttggaagcttcgaattcccacgctcttcttcccaaattttggtgtaaacaacaacATATGCaccatccagatctacttttacaacatccatatgaaacacttgtaacacttaaaacatatgttTACAATATGCGCTTTTAGAGCAATGGTACGGTGTGGAGGCTCATCGACTTGTGGAGACAGCATCGGTACGGTGTAGACCTCGTCGGTGGTGTGGAGCTAGGCGGCggcactgaaagctctagtttggttttggtgaattgataaaatcctaagtgctaaaccTTGCTCTAAGTGTATATGGGATAGGTTAGTgctaatccaagtggtggagcaagtgaatgatgatcatgaagatggtggaagccatggtgatgatcaagtgctcgaagcttggaaaagaagaaagagaaaaacaaaaagaaggcaaaggtataattgatagaagttttttattttggtgatcaagacacttagggagtgcaatcacatttaggatagatagccatactattaggaggggtgaaactcattgtg
Coding sequences within:
- the LOC136451975 gene encoding rhomboid-like protein 14, mitochondrial; protein product: MELGAERSGAARRDCQSHPEGSIALPPSIASLAAEEITRRSPTDDPSKIKGDGCPRGDRKPVEFVVESLRVKAAAALVRRSAVSEMGSGMSRGRRRGFGGRASGGMLPLLALQVLIEYGRAGASRPPVTAALLAANALIYLRPGALDGILPSVTRVSFNPRLIIEYGDLVRFFLSPFYHLSESHLFYNMTSLLWKGIQLETSMGSVEFASMVAVLLGLSQGITLLLSKGLLLLGDDTAYYNQYAVGFSGVLFAMKVVLNAWSEDVVYLHGMVIPAKYAAWAELILIQVFIPGTSFLGHLSGILAGLVYLWLKRALNGPDPVTLLMSSIAKVVTWPVRFAQNLLWSAHSQGRFTGRGRVGRQQSARDTPRGLWRCSTCTYDNSVSTDICEMCSTAREDHAFSQRQDHQAGGNGELSVDEIRRRRLQRFDR